The Juglans regia cultivar Chandler chromosome 11, Walnut 2.0, whole genome shotgun sequence genome contains the following window.
ATCTTTTAGATTATTCTAAATTTtcgtgtgtatgtaatttttcagttttattaataaaattgttgtaattgtatttttataaactgTGGTTTCTGTTGAACTGTTGATTGTATTAATCTATTGGATTTGGACCATGGGCCGTTGAAGTGTTGGGTTGTAACTGTTGGTGTGTTggaaattgggccttgggccgttaTAATGTTGGATTGTGTTTATGGTCGGATTTGatgttgggccttgggccggattggaggacGGGTTACGCGTGTAAATATACAACTAAGCTTTTGTATTTATTggagttaattaattattccaATTAAATGGTGAATTGaatatttatcgttttattaaattgtgccGTGATGTCACGTtgtctgttgaaaattgataCTGTTGCGTGGGTGCGTGTGTTtcatgaccccaagccgagatggagcattatctcggtggagctcctctggtcacttggGAGCATAACAGACTGACGTGAtgtcccctgagttgtcgcagggcgacaacgggaacggacgagacggtaaTGCTCTTGTACCGATTCTGTGacctttggctggcgaggttagaggatgcttggccatgtacatgctgagcgcggaactgggcatcgctcgttacgaagtctcatacacagacgttacccgtgatgtgacgaaGAGAGCTAGGTCGTGCggacggtccataggggagactgtggcgcatgcttaataataataatggttatgattgggccaaaatgggattttggcgtgagtggtttaaaaattgtattttggaaaaaagaatATGTGGTGTTGTTTTATGTGGAATATGTTCGTATGGGGATGcgtgatttttatatatctcttgtatgttattttggttaattacttgctgagatgtcataatctcattgtggtgttttaccctacggtgcCGTCTTATGTTGCCGTAGAGTCTGATGCAGAGCCTGAGTTTGAGCCTGAGGGATCAGCTTCGCCGGAGGTTGGACTTGTTGAGTTACTGTTCAGCattatgagatttgtttcccttatgttatttcctgtatttattttatctatcgaatgactgtataattattgtaaagttacttttctgtttttgaacaattctggtacttaataaagaaagacctttatatttctccgctgcgaatattatttgtacacttattgcatgttgtacacactctgagcactggtcgtaGGGGTGagtgatccgtgtggtcatcatcccggtgtcacgaactctattaaaataacacgtgggggtcaAGGGCGCCACAATTATACTTTGGGCAGGCAAAAAATCTCCTTCCAGGATTTTTCTTAGTGTGAGACTTCTTTAGTGGTGTtttcaaaccacaccaacaagttggtgattctatcacaaaattattaactaaAGATAATAATTGGGATGATGCCATGTGTGATTCTGAAAGACCAAAGACAAGTTCAAACACAAGAGTCTAGACTAAGAGAGGGATATTAGTGTGTGTAGAAACAAAATAAGAGAGAGTAAACATCAAAATCAGCATCTATttcaccacacacacacacacatatatataattcaatgcAGGCTATTCTACTGTCATTTCTAACTAGTATTGTCATATTCCATTTGCACATCATCAAGGTACTATCATTTATTCTCTTAGATTTTTACTTCCtttttcaaacataaatattaaagcATGAGGCATCAAGATAAGATTGCTTGAGATGAAAGTGCAGGATCACAAAGGAGATTGCATCAAACAAAAAACTTCTCTTACCTAGAATACCAACCCACTCACAATGACCTAAAAGTGTAGAAAGGAAAAGCATTGGCTAAAGAAactataatcaaataaataaataaattcattgaTGTAAAGAAATCCCAAGTATTCAACAAGTTGAGAGTAAGCAACACTTAGAAATATGCTCCGCAAATGCTACAGCTTGTAAAGAGAAGCAAAGGTCTCTTGAAAACAGTCCCGAGGGTTTGTTTCACTAAAAATCAGGATTATGTAATGGATAAATATCTCCAATTTCCTGAATGAGGgagcaaaaagaaaaccaacCAGCAATCCATCTAAGAAACTAATTAGGTACTAGTTAAGCCAAACATATTTCTAGTTAAGAAAATGTTTGATAAGTATCgacatccatttgaaaaaaaaaagagacaatgTTTCATGAGGAAGAtgcaaaacccaaaaatattgacATCCATTCAAAATAGATATATGTATGGTGCATGACTCATCTATGCACAGCTTGCAAAAAACAATCAACTCATAAATCATGATAGTTAGACAATCACATAAATGAATTAGGAAATAATAATGTACAGTCTCCTATATCGATATGCAAGCTAAGGCAAAAGTGTGTGAGTTAATTGATGAGGTGAACAGATGCTGGAAGGTGGATATAGTTAATGCAGTTTTTTCAAAGGAGAAATCTGAGATTGTAAGATCAATCCCCATTAGTCAATCGGGCATAGCAAATAAAATTGTTTGGGGCCAAACTAAGAATGGGAAGTACTCGGTGAGAAGTGCTTACCATATGGTCCAGCAAAAGATGTTGCAAACAGGTGGTGAACCTTCTACTCTAAAGAATAAAGATGAGGTGTGGACAAGGATTTGGGGACTAAATGTGCCAGCTACTGCAAAGCTTTTTATGTGGAGAGTAGTTAGTGACTTATTGCATACAAGGAGAaatttatggaagaaaaaaattgtagaagatCCACTGTGTCCAATTTGCAAAATGAATGAGGAAACTGTATCTTATGTGATGTTGGCTTGCCCTGCTGCTATTGATGTATGGGAGGATACACTGAGTCTTATCAGTAAGTGGCCTACTAGTGATTGTGACTTTGTAGAGATGTAGTTGGACTTGTGTAGGTgcatagataaaaaaaaattatagaaaggGTGGTTGTAATAATGAGGGGTTTATGgtacaaaagaaacaaatttctttttgagCAGAAGTTTTGGGAGCTAGTTAAGGTTGTACAAATAGTTGTTAAGGGGCTTGAAGGTTTTTATTCTGCAACTGAAAAGAGAGCTGGTATGAATAAGGGGGAGGGcgagagaagaggaagatgccACTGGAGGTGCCTATTGGTGTTGCTTTTAATGTCAACTTTGATGGGGCTCTGGATAAGGGTCTCTCGAAGATGGGAATGAGTGTGGTGATTAGAGATAGGAAGGGGGAGGTGGTGGCTACAATGAGTGTTTCAAGACATCCCTTTTTTTGGCAGAGAGTATGGCTCTCTGGAGAGCCATGGTTTTCTGTATGGAGACTAGCATAGTGGATGTGatttttgaaggggatgcaaagGAGTTGATAGAGGCTGTGATGTCAGATGAGGACGTGGACTCATCGGGTGGGCAAATTGTTGAAGACATTAAGCAGCTGAGATATCAACACAGGAACTAGAAGGTGGTGTTTAGCCATAGGGAAAGCAATGAAGTGGCTCACAATTTGGCAAAAATTGCTCTCTTGAATGATGAGGAGCATGTCTGGATGGAGGAAGTAtcaatttcaatacaaaaatatacTGTAAAGGACAAAATTTGTAACAATTTACAGTGAATGAAAGTTTTacgaatgattaaaaaaaataaataatgtacaGTCTCAGGAAATGGACGATAAGCCCAGTCACTAAACTAGTTTAGTAGAGTATGTTTCATGTTCTTTAATATAACACATTAAATTGTTGACTTATTGGAAAACTAGGAGATACGGTTATCCACGACATCCAAGTTACCATACTCACATCTAACACAACTTATTCGCAAAAGCTGACTTATTTAACATaccaaggggaaaaaaaacacaattttatcaAGTACTTTATTTTAAGTGCTTTAGAGTGATTACCCAATTTGAGTAAAAAGAACTATAATAGACTTCAACAAAGCCtggttttatttatataaatcaagtTCTCTAGTAATCTACACTCAACACCTATATGTATTTAGtatataaaaattcaaaggTAAAATTCAATAATCCTAACTCATCAAAGTACAAATCTAAACAACTTCAAAGTATAATCATGtataaaatcatatccaaatgagaataaaaaagacATCGGACATGAAAATGTATGTCTAAACCCTAGAATCACATAGAAAAAAAGAGATGGAGTAAACCCTACAATTTCATAGAATTTGTCACAAAccttaaaatttcatataatcatttttgcagaagaatattttaataaatacctTAGGGGAAGCACAAAGTTGAAGAGAAGAACTGACAGAGGGGAGGAGGGTCGACGGCAAGGGGGCAACTTTGTAGAGGATGGAGACGTGGGGTGGGGGGAGAGTGCAGACATAACGCATGGTGGGGATGGGGAGAAGAGCTTTGCTGGGCATTTCAAATGTTGCAAGGAGAAATTGGTCATTTTGCTAGGTCACGTAGGGTATGATCTGGCTGCTGCCAAATAAtggctactcatcatcccacactatatacttttcatattttaaaattattttttattttattttattcttgttaaactaattgagttgttctacttatcatccagaTACAACatacttgtgaaaaaaaaaatagatgtggtgtgtgaggatgataaatagaattattttttattaaaaataaagaaaaattcgatttatcatccccacacaccaaaatttttttttatgtttgtttctcttaccaaatgtgtaatttatggatgatgagtagaagaattcaattagttaagAAAAgtcaatcaaataaaaaaaatatatgatatgtggtgtgtgagaatgatgagtagcaaagctaaaaagtaaaaaggataatgatacttttataatttctttataaatgtTTTACAGCTTATTTTAAATTAACCAATGTAATTGTgacatatcattaaaaaatatttttaattttacataattaccattatttttaattagagtTCTAAAATAGTTGTAGACTAATTgtagatttatcatttttcaaaaaaccaAAAGACACCACATCACCACCATATATTCTCTCCCGGGGGGTTTTTCCAAAATTCCATAATAGCTCATGATCTAAAGATAAATATGGgatctaaataaaaattttgtaaaagtaaatttataagttgattTATCTTGACGTGATacataatattgtaaaatatttattattaaacgTGTTATATCAAACCAAATTATCGTGTAAGTTTGTATCTATAAGATCTCAGTGTAGATGTAACACTCCTCATAttcaaataagaaattgaaaaagaaagccCTATAATTTATCAGCTAAGATTATAAAAacctttcatatttatttatccaATTAGACGGactaattcaaataaaataaaataaaaattgtatgtatcaaatattatttgaaaaagaataataatatacatgCAACGTTGTTCATAGAAGTCATTCAATATTAAATACTATAAACTTATGCTACCATATTTATCTCACCGAATTTAGAACTTTGTGTTCTCATTTGAAATCGACTGGTTCTGTATTATCTGTATGTGGTCATGAGGCCCAAGCTGTGCCTGTTCTCTGCATATAAAACTAGTATTATACTAAACAATGACACATTGCAGACTGAGGCCCAATCTTAGATGCACAGACTAAAAAGGCCCAACTTCTTCAAATATCCAATCAATAGCCCCCACCCCTCCAAAAAAGGGTCTgcaaatgaaagttgaataaaatattattataatattatttttattttaagatttgaaagaattgaattatttattaaaaaacttttttcatcaatcactatttaccATCCCATATctcacaccctataaaaaacacACTCACAGTATATGAAAAACACCCTCACATTCTATGAAAAACATTcctacaccctatgaaaaaactATACATGTagggtgtgagagtgaatagtggctaatgcataatatttctcttatttattttattttgtgtaaaaatttaaaaaaattataataattaaattagtgaAAATAAACTACTTAAATGGGGGAGAAGTATCCCCAAAGGACTAGTTCGAGCAAAATGTGTGTGATCTTTTTGGGGGTTTGTTTTTTTGTCTGTACAACGTGTCTACAGTACAGCTACTCCCACCCAACAATGTGTTATGGGTAAACCATACAGCTTTTCAACACTCTTTCAAAATCAGAGTCCAATATCAACACCATAATGTCTATCTCTActattttatctctttttaattaaaatatttcaaatttacaagaaaaaaatgcCCTTTGCTTTGTTTTACACACTCCACGCGTTAATTTGTGGCAACTGCGAGCTCTTTCATGCAAACATCATATAAACAGCGCAGGGCATGCATTCTCTTCATGAAAGCATGCCCTTGTCCACTGGCCACGCACATAAAAAGCAAATGCTAACTTTTTCTTTGTCCAGTAATTGGTGTGTGTGGAAAGCAGGGTCCGAAAACTCTTAATTGGACAGAAAAATGAGACGAGAAAGAAATGCGAGCTGAGTTTGGTTAGGTTCCAAAAGGCATTGTGATCATGGGGGCATTGAACTGGCCGCGCGCCGCCCCTTGGCCAGAGTTATGGAACACCAAGTGCGAAGAAAACATAACACGAGTCAGAAACCTTAGCCTCAAACACGTATCTATCTACCCACTAGCTAGAACCCACCCAGAggaaagaaattattatatgtTCAAAGGATCggagaagaaaaataacaaaaactaaTACCACCAACGTGCATGTTAATTCCTCTTTAAGATATATATCGaaggaatatatatatgggtACTAAAATAACCAAGGATATAACATGGATCCAGCCTCTTGTGCATGGCCATGGCACATAGTTAAAGAGATTGACCCTTTGACGACGAGTGGTCCACCTGTAAGGGACCATCAATGGCCAAAAAGCATTAATATATAGCTTAATCAATGAGTTACAACCATTGGATCCATCAAGGGATTTCACTATCAGGACCACTGTGCTTTAAATGGGTGAAAAAGTTTAACAGGGACCATGACAAAAAAAACGTACTAGAAACCTACACAAGTATTTGAATCATTTGATAACCCAAAGCTATATCCGTCTGGACTGAGAGAGTTTCCTAACTAGTGGTCTAGTACACTTACATTCATAGATAGCAGTTTAGGCTACGTTTAgatgtgttgagttgagttgagttgagttgagttgagttgtgaatagtaataaatttgTTGGTCacattgagatgaatttaacttttttatgttgagatgagtttaactttttagattaaaatatatgaagtagattgagatgagtttaatttttttataaaaagttaaaaaagtagtagGTCCTATCAATAATTGGTTTGCGATGAGTTAAATTTGATTCAACAATCAAACACAACTTAAGAGTTCACAGCTTAACTATTTGCAATGGTATGATCCgtgaaattattaaaatgtgtCATATCAGTAAGTACGACcaaagataataatatttagaaTGAAAAGTAGCATTTCTTTGTAGCGATGTGCAGGCAGAGCAGAAGATTCAAATTAATGTTTTAGGTCtgtttatcttcttcttctcataattaataaatcatgCATATGGACGAGCTAGCTAACTGCGGCTTCAACGTTTTTGGCTGACAATTTCCAGGAGATTGGAGGAAAAAACAGTACCACAAAAGGACACGACCTTAATACAGTATGAAATATGAATGCCTTTCTCGTCATGTTATGGTAAGTTTCAAAATAGTTGTGCGGGTGGGTATAGatcaatatatgtatatatatatatatatatatatatacacacacttatGTCTGTAGTGGCAAAACAACCTTCAAGAATGTATATAATTTCCAACAAATTCTGACTCCTTAATAGTATGATATAATTGATTAAGTCAGACTCAAGCGTGCAGAATCTAAAATTGTCATATAGTGTACCAACAGTTGGCAAAAAAGGGTTTCAGAATGAGAGAGACAGTTTTTTAGAACATGGCT
Protein-coding sequences here:
- the LOC118343794 gene encoding uncharacterized protein LOC118343794; translated protein: MQAKAKVCELIDEVNRCWKVDIVNAVFSKEKSEIVRSIPISQSGIANKIVWGQTKNGKYSVRSAYHMVQQKMLQTGGEPSTLKNKDEVWTRIWGLNVPATAKLFMWRVVSDLLHTRRNLWKKKIVEDPLCPICKMNEETVSYVMLACPAAIDVWEDTLSLIRGGREKRKMPLEVPIGVAFNVNFDGALDKESMALWRAMVFCMETSIVDVIFEGDAKELIEAVMSDEDVDSSGGQIVEDIKQLRYQHRN